The Thunnus thynnus chromosome 22, fThuThy2.1, whole genome shotgun sequence genome includes a window with the following:
- the arhgef11 gene encoding rho guanine nucleotide exchange factor 11 isoform X6 — protein sequence MSLRQPTSTLDSRAANKKNAHLFRLSSLTIGDSERKSSATQQREPTTELPAESTGPGLVQRCVVVQKDQLGFGFTVCGERVKLVQNVRPGGAAVKAGVQEGDRIIKVNGSLVSSMSHQEVVKLIKSGTYAALTLQGPPPSAASLPLEPLPTDLTPNQRMSLGGEAPPPPPPPLPSGLSSTPSQRITGPKPLQDPEVQKHATQILRKMLEQEETELQDLLEERLRNPSSSLEERIESAKRRAHQVRVKIQQDLEGTRSESVTSYVIAGEGRLSVDSSEGDLEGGKAQIIGPEEEDEEDDCYAFNEMDGPFQDIELLKSRPAHMTVFMRYVFTQLLDPNPLLFYLSVEAYLGSSPKDARSLAPQICSHFLDPDAPLKIKAREEYLTDIESRLHAQEDIRGPLSELQQEVLPDIQDQIQDYRNKQMMGLGSLFGEGDLLQLDGDPAKERQVVDRQVTALWEILSKHEEDRSSPLASAVLLYLRHSGIKLRDSKVFPGLSTEKEKWLAFLKTKKLSGMKKEKDGEDKKRNPILKYIGKPRTTSQSTFHVPLSPTEVRPGSVRNIIQQFENNTETGGEEGGDPADPQRLSSSSLGEDSMDSPTFSVRLARSESLKAQGEGRRRGVTSGTESVPRSRSDVDMEDSGEEREGPGLRPLHHSASSSASSSSARSLENPTPPFTPRSRRRSVDSPLALLPDAGALEEDVCDGHNWQETAPPQLLATLSPKEVERQAVIYELFTTEASHLRTLRVLDQVFFQKMRSVLNSEELACIFPNLPQVYELHASLCEAMKKRRESPIVQNIGDVMLARFEGAAGEEFQEQASQLCSQQSQALELIKNKQRKDPRFAHIIQECEASPHCRRLQLKDLLVSEMQRLTKYPLLLDNILKHTDAGSADLPALQRAQACCRGILQAVNEVVRETEHRQRLSQYQRRLDAAPQFKNLDLSTKKMIHEGPLTWKVSKDKQLEIQALLLSDCLVLLQRAPDDRLQLRYPSRWLGGGGGGSGDSKTSFSPLVKLDSLLVRSVATDNKALYVISTTERQIYELAAGTSSEKNTWKDLLEKTIASSGGSSPLINHGSMPISSPSLGSASPVSTSSHVYTDNSMTEQSDSMETHSSNDDIALSADTPTDQSGAFICGERQAVGVAEAALQDVETLRQLILRDLEEDAWSHDSDDTPTNEMANERSSFAERQRPESLETVLNFSANEWEAEPEEAPPSDAEQPGVQVVRKAVVAGSSSSSSVPDGITGDVSLLSNQSSKPSEAATQGNTFYLVMPTEQGESGTDDLNDPPTPTASHFPQPLEGAIAPQTQSEEATPACGSEPNQSEAMQTEQEEETGQSHAGQQSHVIKNVDEIFLTIEGLMSKLRQLKEIENAHHKLLKTLKEPSVNQESEDQQCRSATVSRTPSLDRGSGDGKEGSPAEPKILSTGF from the exons GCTCAGCAGTCTCACCATCGGGGACTCGGAGCGCAAATCCTCCGCCACGCAACAGAGGGAGCCAACAACTGAACTCCCTGCTGAGAGTACGG gTCCCGGTCTTGTCCAGAGATGCGTGGTCGTGCAGAAGGACCAGCTGGGTTTCGGCTTCACAGTGTGCGGTGAGAGAGTGAAGCTAGTGCAGAATGTCCGACCAG GTGGTGCAGCAGTCAAGGCCGGGGTCCAAGAAGGGGATCGAATCATAAAG GTGAACGGCTCGCTGGTGTCCTCCATGTCCCATCAGGAGGTTGTGAAGCTCATCAAAT CTGGAACTTATGCAGCTCTGACACTACAAGGGCCACCCCCTTCAGCAGCCTCCTTACCACTAGAGCCCCTCCCCACTGACCTCACACCCAATCAAAGGATGTCACTAGGCGGGGAGGCTccaccccctccacctccacccttGCCTTCTGGACTGAGCAGCACCCCTTCCCAAAGAATCACCGGACCCAAACCACTACAG gaccCAGAAGTACAGAAACATGCCACTCAGATACTCAGGAAAATGCTGGAGCAGGAAGAGACTGAACTGCAG GACTTACTGGAGGAGCGGCTGAGGAACCCGTCGTCGTCTCTGGAGGAACGGATCGAAAGTGCCAAGAGGAGAGCTCACCAAGTCAGGGTTAAGATTCAGCAAGATCTG GAGGGAACGCGGTCAGAATCTGTCACCAGTTACGTCATAGCAGGAGAAG GTCGATTATCAGTGGACTCGAGCGAAGGAGACTTGGAG GGCGGCAAGGCCCAGATCATCGGCCCCGAGGAGGAGGACGAAGAAGATGATTGCTATGCTTTTAACGAG aTGGACGGTCCGTTCCAGGACATCGAGCTGCTGAAGTCACGACCGGCACACATGACAGTATTCATGAGATATGTCTTCACCCAGCTTCTGGACCCCAACCCTCTG TTGTTTTACCTGTCGGTGGAGGCGTACCTGGGCTCCAGTCCGAAAGACGCCCGCTCACTAGCACCTCAAATCTGCTCCCACTTCCTGGACCCAGACGCT CCTTTGAAAATCAAAGCACGAGAGGAGTATCTCACAGATATCG AAAGTCGACTACACGCACAGGAGGACATCAGAGGTCCTCTgtctgagctgcagcaggaggtgCTGCCAGACATCCAGGACCAAATACAGGACTACAG GAACAAGCAGATGATGGGCCTCGGCTCTCTGTTCGGAGAAGGAGACCTTCTGCAGCTGGACGGAGACCCGGCGAAAGAAAGACAGGTGGTGGACAGACAGGTCACCGCCCTCTGGGAGATACT ATCAAAGCATGAAGAAGacaggag TTCTCCTCTGGCGTCGGCTGTGCTCCTGTACCTCCGTCATTCTGGCATCAAGCTAAGAGACTCCAAGGTCTTCCCCGGTCTGAGCACAGAGAAGGAAAAGTGGCTCGCTTTCTTAAAGACCAAAAAG CTGAGTGgtatgaagaaagaaaaagatggagaggacaaaaagagaaatccaATCCTGAAATACATCGGCAAACCCCGGACCACATCCCAGTCca CATTCCATGTCCCGTTGTCACCCACCGAAg tccgTCCTGGCAGCGTGAGGAACATCATTCAGCAGTTTGAGAACAACACAGAGacgggaggagaggagggaggcgACCCTGCCGACCCCCAGCGGCTGTCCTCCAGCAGCCTGGGAGAAGACAGCATGGACAG cCCTACGTTCTCAGTGCGTCTGGCACGCAGCGAGTCGCTGAAGGCTCAGGGCGAAGGTCGTCGGCGGGGCGTCACCTCGGGAACGGAGTCTGTCCCCCGCTCGCGTAGTGATGTGGACATGGAGGACAgcggggaggagagggagggccCGGGCCTCAGGCCGCTGCATCACAGCGCCTCGTCATCAGCGTCCAGCAGCTCCGCACG GTCTCTAGAGAACCCTACACCCCCATTCACCCCTCGGTCTAGACGCAG GAGCGTGGACTCACCGCTGGCCCTGCTGCCGGACGCCGGGGCGCTGGAGGAGGACGTGTGCGACGGTCACAACTGGCAAGAGACGGCGCCTCCTCAGCTCCTCGCCACGCTCAGCCCGAAGGAGGTGGAAAGACAGGCCGTCATATACG AGCTGTTCACCACCGAGGCGTCACACCTGCGCACCTTGCGAGTCCTGGATCAGGTTTTCTTCCAGAAGATGAGGTCTGTGCTGAACTCTGAGGAGCTGGCCTGCATCTTCCCAAACCTGCCCCAAGTCTATGAACTCCACG CGAGTCTGTGCGAGGCGATGAAGAAACGAAGAGAATCTCCCATCGTGCAAAACATCGGGGACGTTATGCTGGCAAGG ttcGAGGGCGCTGCTGGAGAGGAGTTTCAGGAACAGGCGTCCCAACTGTGTAGCCAGCAGTCTCAAGCTCTGGAGCTCATCAAGAACAAACAACGTAAAGACCCTCGCTTCGCACACATCATACAG GAGTGTGAGGCGAGTCCTCACTGTCGGAGGCTGCAGCTCAAAGACCTGCTGGTGTCAGAGATGCAGAGACTCACGAAGTACCCTCTGCTGCTGGACAACAtcctcaaacacacagacg CCGGTTCCGCGGACCTCCCGGCACTCCAGCGCGCCCAGGCGTGTTGCCGAGGGATACTGCAGGCTGTCAACGAGGTCGTCAGGGAAACGGAACACCGGCAACGCCTCAGCCAATACCAACGCAGGCTGGATGCTGCTCCTCAGTTCAAG AATCTGGACTTGAGCACTAAGAAAATGATCCATGAAGGTCCTCTCACCTGGAAAGTCAGCAAAGACAAGCAATTAG AGATCCAAgcgctgctgctgtcagactgcCTGGTCCTGCTGCAGAGGGCCCCAGACGACCGGCTGCAGCTGCGATATCCATCCCGCTGGCTGGGTGGAGGCGGAGGAGGCAGCGGAGACAGCAAGACCTCTTTCAGCCCTCTGGTGAAGCTGGACTCGCTGTTAGTGCGCTCAGTAGCTACAG ACAACAAAGCCCTCTACGTCATCAGCACCACGGAGAGGCAGATCTACGAACTGGCGGCTGGGACGTCATCGGAGAAAAACAC CTGGAAAGACTTACTTGAAAAGACCATCGCATCATCTGGTGGTTCATCACCGCTGATCAATCACGGATCCATGCCAATATC ttcccccaGTCTAGGCAGCGCATCCCCAGTCTCAACCAGCAGTCACGTCTACACAG ACAACTCTATGACAGAGCAGTCCGATTCCATGGAAACTCATTCCTCCAACGACGACATCGCGCTCTCAGCCGACACACCTACGGACCAATCAGGAGCTTTCATCTGCGGCGAACGACAAGCAGTTGGTGTTGCAGAGGCGGCTTTACAGGACG TTGAAACACTAAGGCAGCTCATATTACGAGATCTGGAAGAGGACGCCTGGAGTCACGACTCAGACGACACACCCACCAACGAGATGGCCAATGAAAGGAGCTCGTTCGCGGAACGTCAGCGGCCGGAGTCTCTGGAGACCGTCCTCAACTTCAGCGCCAACGAATGGGAGGCCGAGCCCGAAGAGGCTCCGCCCTCAGACGCGGAGCAGCCCGGCGTTCAGGTCGTAAGGAAAG CTGTGGTTGCgggttcttcttcttcttcttctgtccccGATGGcatcactggtgatgtcagcCTCCTCTCCAACCAATCATCCAAGCCAAGCGAGGCCGCTACGCAGG GGAACACTTTCTACTTGGTAATGCCTACAGAACAAGGAGAGAGCGGCACCGACGACCTCAACGACCCTCCCACCCCTACAGCCAGCCACTTCCCTCAGCCTCTGGAGGGAGCAATAGCACCACAGACGCAGTCAGAGGAGGCAACGCCGGCCTGCGGTTCAGAGCCCAACCAATCAGAGGCTATGCAAAcggaacaggaagaggaaacgGGACAGTCGCATGCCGGGCAGCAGAGTCACGTGATCAAAAACGTGGATGAGATTTTTCTCACCATCGAGGGGTTGATGAGCAAGTTGCGTCAGCTGAAG GAAATAGAGAATGCCCAtcataaactattaaaaacccTCAAAGAGCCTTCTGTCAATCAGGAGTCAGAAGACCAACAGTGTCGCTCGGCAACCGTCTCCAGGACACCGTCTCTGGATCGCGGCTCAGGAGACG GCAAAGAGGGAAGTCCAGCAGAACCCAAGATTCTGTCGACTGGATTCTGA
- the arhgef11 gene encoding rho guanine nucleotide exchange factor 11 isoform X4 gives MSLRQPTSTLDRLSSLTIGDSERKSSATQQREPTTELPAESTGPGLVQRCVVVQKDQLGFGFTVCGERVKLVQNVRPGGAAVKAGVQEGDRIIKVNGSLVSSMSHQEVVKLIKSGTYAALTLQGPPPSAASLPLEPLPTDLTPNQRMSLGGEAPPPPPPPLPSGLSSTPSQRITGPKPLQDPEVQKHATQILRKMLEQEETELQDLLEERLRNPSSSLEERIESAKRRAHQVRVKIQQDLEGTRSESVTSYVIAGEGRLSVDSSEGDLEAFESPHSSPSSSFRTPLHRRQNSDTHTLSDSGGKAQIIGPEEEDEEDDCYAFNEMDGPFQDIELLKSRPAHMTVFMRYVFTQLLDPNPLLFYLSVEAYLGSSPKDARSLAPQICSHFLDPDAPLKIKAREEYLTDIESRLHAQEDIRGPLSELQQEVLPDIQDQIQDYRNKQMMGLGSLFGEGDLLQLDGDPAKERQVVDRQVTALWEILSKHEEDRSSPLASAVLLYLRHSGIKLRDSKVFPGLSTEKEKWLAFLKTKKLSGMKKEKDGEDKKRNPILKYIGKPRTTSQSTFHVPLSPTEVRPGSVRNIIQQFENNTETGGEEGGDPADPQRLSSSSLGEDSMDSPTFSVRLARSESLKAQGEGRRRGVTSGTESVPRSRSDVDMEDSGEEREGPGLRPLHHSASSSASSSSARSLENPTPPFTPRSRRRSVDSPLALLPDAGALEEDVCDGHNWQETAPPQLLATLSPKEVERQAVIYELFTTEASHLRTLRVLDQVFFQKMRSVLNSEELACIFPNLPQVYELHASLCEAMKKRRESPIVQNIGDVMLARFEGAAGEEFQEQASQLCSQQSQALELIKNKQRKDPRFAHIIQECEASPHCRRLQLKDLLVSEMQRLTKYPLLLDNILKHTDAGSADLPALQRAQACCRGILQAVNEVVRETEHRQRLSQYQRRLDAAPQFKNLDLSTKKMIHEGPLTWKVSKDKQLEIQALLLSDCLVLLQRAPDDRLQLRYPSRWLGGGGGGSGDSKTSFSPLVKLDSLLVRSVATDNKALYVISTTERQIYELAAGTSSEKNTWKDLLEKTIASSGGSSPLINHGSMPISSPSLGSASPVSTSSHVYTDNSMTEQSDSMETHSSNDDIALSADTPTDQSGAFICGERQAVGVAEAALQDVETLRQLILRDLEEDAWSHDSDDTPTNEMANERSSFAERQRPESLETVLNFSANEWEAEPEEAPPSDAEQPGVQVVRKAVVAGSSSSSSVPDGITGDVSLLSNQSSKPSEAATQGNTFYLVMPTEQGESGTDDLNDPPTPTASHFPQPLEGAIAPQTQSEEATPACGSEPNQSEAMQTEQEEETGQSHAGQQSHVIKNVDEIFLTIEGLMSKLRQLKEIENAHHKLLKTLKEPSVNQESEDQQCRSATVSRTPSLDRGSGDGKEGSPAEPKILSTGF, from the exons GCTCAGCAGTCTCACCATCGGGGACTCGGAGCGCAAATCCTCCGCCACGCAACAGAGGGAGCCAACAACTGAACTCCCTGCTGAGAGTACGG gTCCCGGTCTTGTCCAGAGATGCGTGGTCGTGCAGAAGGACCAGCTGGGTTTCGGCTTCACAGTGTGCGGTGAGAGAGTGAAGCTAGTGCAGAATGTCCGACCAG GTGGTGCAGCAGTCAAGGCCGGGGTCCAAGAAGGGGATCGAATCATAAAG GTGAACGGCTCGCTGGTGTCCTCCATGTCCCATCAGGAGGTTGTGAAGCTCATCAAAT CTGGAACTTATGCAGCTCTGACACTACAAGGGCCACCCCCTTCAGCAGCCTCCTTACCACTAGAGCCCCTCCCCACTGACCTCACACCCAATCAAAGGATGTCACTAGGCGGGGAGGCTccaccccctccacctccacccttGCCTTCTGGACTGAGCAGCACCCCTTCCCAAAGAATCACCGGACCCAAACCACTACAG gaccCAGAAGTACAGAAACATGCCACTCAGATACTCAGGAAAATGCTGGAGCAGGAAGAGACTGAACTGCAG GACTTACTGGAGGAGCGGCTGAGGAACCCGTCGTCGTCTCTGGAGGAACGGATCGAAAGTGCCAAGAGGAGAGCTCACCAAGTCAGGGTTAAGATTCAGCAAGATCTG GAGGGAACGCGGTCAGAATCTGTCACCAGTTACGTCATAGCAGGAGAAG GTCGATTATCAGTGGACTCGAGCGAAGGAGACTTGGAG GCGTTTGAGAGTCCCCACTCCTCCCCCTCATCCTCCTTCAGGACCCCCCTACACCGACGGCAGAACTCcgacacacacaccctctctgaTTCG GGCGGCAAGGCCCAGATCATCGGCCCCGAGGAGGAGGACGAAGAAGATGATTGCTATGCTTTTAACGAG aTGGACGGTCCGTTCCAGGACATCGAGCTGCTGAAGTCACGACCGGCACACATGACAGTATTCATGAGATATGTCTTCACCCAGCTTCTGGACCCCAACCCTCTG TTGTTTTACCTGTCGGTGGAGGCGTACCTGGGCTCCAGTCCGAAAGACGCCCGCTCACTAGCACCTCAAATCTGCTCCCACTTCCTGGACCCAGACGCT CCTTTGAAAATCAAAGCACGAGAGGAGTATCTCACAGATATCG AAAGTCGACTACACGCACAGGAGGACATCAGAGGTCCTCTgtctgagctgcagcaggaggtgCTGCCAGACATCCAGGACCAAATACAGGACTACAG GAACAAGCAGATGATGGGCCTCGGCTCTCTGTTCGGAGAAGGAGACCTTCTGCAGCTGGACGGAGACCCGGCGAAAGAAAGACAGGTGGTGGACAGACAGGTCACCGCCCTCTGGGAGATACT ATCAAAGCATGAAGAAGacaggag TTCTCCTCTGGCGTCGGCTGTGCTCCTGTACCTCCGTCATTCTGGCATCAAGCTAAGAGACTCCAAGGTCTTCCCCGGTCTGAGCACAGAGAAGGAAAAGTGGCTCGCTTTCTTAAAGACCAAAAAG CTGAGTGgtatgaagaaagaaaaagatggagaggacaaaaagagaaatccaATCCTGAAATACATCGGCAAACCCCGGACCACATCCCAGTCca CATTCCATGTCCCGTTGTCACCCACCGAAg tccgTCCTGGCAGCGTGAGGAACATCATTCAGCAGTTTGAGAACAACACAGAGacgggaggagaggagggaggcgACCCTGCCGACCCCCAGCGGCTGTCCTCCAGCAGCCTGGGAGAAGACAGCATGGACAG cCCTACGTTCTCAGTGCGTCTGGCACGCAGCGAGTCGCTGAAGGCTCAGGGCGAAGGTCGTCGGCGGGGCGTCACCTCGGGAACGGAGTCTGTCCCCCGCTCGCGTAGTGATGTGGACATGGAGGACAgcggggaggagagggagggccCGGGCCTCAGGCCGCTGCATCACAGCGCCTCGTCATCAGCGTCCAGCAGCTCCGCACG GTCTCTAGAGAACCCTACACCCCCATTCACCCCTCGGTCTAGACGCAG GAGCGTGGACTCACCGCTGGCCCTGCTGCCGGACGCCGGGGCGCTGGAGGAGGACGTGTGCGACGGTCACAACTGGCAAGAGACGGCGCCTCCTCAGCTCCTCGCCACGCTCAGCCCGAAGGAGGTGGAAAGACAGGCCGTCATATACG AGCTGTTCACCACCGAGGCGTCACACCTGCGCACCTTGCGAGTCCTGGATCAGGTTTTCTTCCAGAAGATGAGGTCTGTGCTGAACTCTGAGGAGCTGGCCTGCATCTTCCCAAACCTGCCCCAAGTCTATGAACTCCACG CGAGTCTGTGCGAGGCGATGAAGAAACGAAGAGAATCTCCCATCGTGCAAAACATCGGGGACGTTATGCTGGCAAGG ttcGAGGGCGCTGCTGGAGAGGAGTTTCAGGAACAGGCGTCCCAACTGTGTAGCCAGCAGTCTCAAGCTCTGGAGCTCATCAAGAACAAACAACGTAAAGACCCTCGCTTCGCACACATCATACAG GAGTGTGAGGCGAGTCCTCACTGTCGGAGGCTGCAGCTCAAAGACCTGCTGGTGTCAGAGATGCAGAGACTCACGAAGTACCCTCTGCTGCTGGACAACAtcctcaaacacacagacg CCGGTTCCGCGGACCTCCCGGCACTCCAGCGCGCCCAGGCGTGTTGCCGAGGGATACTGCAGGCTGTCAACGAGGTCGTCAGGGAAACGGAACACCGGCAACGCCTCAGCCAATACCAACGCAGGCTGGATGCTGCTCCTCAGTTCAAG AATCTGGACTTGAGCACTAAGAAAATGATCCATGAAGGTCCTCTCACCTGGAAAGTCAGCAAAGACAAGCAATTAG AGATCCAAgcgctgctgctgtcagactgcCTGGTCCTGCTGCAGAGGGCCCCAGACGACCGGCTGCAGCTGCGATATCCATCCCGCTGGCTGGGTGGAGGCGGAGGAGGCAGCGGAGACAGCAAGACCTCTTTCAGCCCTCTGGTGAAGCTGGACTCGCTGTTAGTGCGCTCAGTAGCTACAG ACAACAAAGCCCTCTACGTCATCAGCACCACGGAGAGGCAGATCTACGAACTGGCGGCTGGGACGTCATCGGAGAAAAACAC CTGGAAAGACTTACTTGAAAAGACCATCGCATCATCTGGTGGTTCATCACCGCTGATCAATCACGGATCCATGCCAATATC ttcccccaGTCTAGGCAGCGCATCCCCAGTCTCAACCAGCAGTCACGTCTACACAG ACAACTCTATGACAGAGCAGTCCGATTCCATGGAAACTCATTCCTCCAACGACGACATCGCGCTCTCAGCCGACACACCTACGGACCAATCAGGAGCTTTCATCTGCGGCGAACGACAAGCAGTTGGTGTTGCAGAGGCGGCTTTACAGGACG TTGAAACACTAAGGCAGCTCATATTACGAGATCTGGAAGAGGACGCCTGGAGTCACGACTCAGACGACACACCCACCAACGAGATGGCCAATGAAAGGAGCTCGTTCGCGGAACGTCAGCGGCCGGAGTCTCTGGAGACCGTCCTCAACTTCAGCGCCAACGAATGGGAGGCCGAGCCCGAAGAGGCTCCGCCCTCAGACGCGGAGCAGCCCGGCGTTCAGGTCGTAAGGAAAG CTGTGGTTGCgggttcttcttcttcttcttctgtccccGATGGcatcactggtgatgtcagcCTCCTCTCCAACCAATCATCCAAGCCAAGCGAGGCCGCTACGCAGG GGAACACTTTCTACTTGGTAATGCCTACAGAACAAGGAGAGAGCGGCACCGACGACCTCAACGACCCTCCCACCCCTACAGCCAGCCACTTCCCTCAGCCTCTGGAGGGAGCAATAGCACCACAGACGCAGTCAGAGGAGGCAACGCCGGCCTGCGGTTCAGAGCCCAACCAATCAGAGGCTATGCAAAcggaacaggaagaggaaacgGGACAGTCGCATGCCGGGCAGCAGAGTCACGTGATCAAAAACGTGGATGAGATTTTTCTCACCATCGAGGGGTTGATGAGCAAGTTGCGTCAGCTGAAG GAAATAGAGAATGCCCAtcataaactattaaaaacccTCAAAGAGCCTTCTGTCAATCAGGAGTCAGAAGACCAACAGTGTCGCTCGGCAACCGTCTCCAGGACACCGTCTCTGGATCGCGGCTCAGGAGACG GCAAAGAGGGAAGTCCAGCAGAACCCAAGATTCTGTCGACTGGATTCTGA